The sequence below is a genomic window from Acetivibrio clariflavus DSM 19732.
AAAGCAAATTTTTTATATGCCTTTATAATTTGCAATAATATTTCTTGCTGCTGTCAATGCTACCTCCATTATTCTCTTGCAATCAGTTGTATTTGTATGGTAGCCTGAGGATTTTGATGTACGCTGTCTGATTACAATTACCTCTGCATCGATATCCTCTTCGTATGTTACAATTATTTTTTTATGTTCCGGAATACTTCTCACATACTGTTCCAGTCCAAAACCTCTTTTGGCTGCTATTACACAGTAAAAATAAGGATACCTTGAGCTTTCTACCAAGTTTATATTAATTTGAGCCTGAATACCGTAAAAATCATCAGGCATGTTTTCAAAAGATACGGTAAACCTGCTGTCCTTTGGAATACTTTTTCCGTTTTTATCTCTGGCAAGCAAAAGTGCCGGCTTAAAAAATTCTCCATCTCGCTTTATGGTTTTAAAAAACTCTTCCATACTATTTATAATACCTGCTTTAATATTCAAATCGTCTTGTTTCTGCACCTGTTTCATTCCATTAAACCAAAGGGGCAACACAAGAATTATTACATCTGTTATAAAAATTCCTCCAACAGCATCATTAACCAGCAGGATCCTTAAAAAAACATAGACACACATCAGAGCAAAAGCGGTTAATATAAAGCCTATAATACCCGTTCCATTGCTTATATCAAGTATATCCCTGTCCCAATTTACCGTTTTTCTCTCAAGTTCCTTTATCTGACGAATTTGTTTCATATCAACCGAAGTCCAGTTATCATCGACCCTAAAATCCTTAAGACTTATACGATTGTTATAGCCCCGGATTAAGTTCAGCAGAGTGGCACATACCAAAAAAACAGCTCCCGGCCATGCCTTCAAAAATAAAATCTGAAATAAAAAGCCTGAAGCTACAAATGCTAAATATAGCATCATCCTTTTTGAGTAAGAGAGCTTTTCAAACATATAAAACCTGACATTGTCCTGTTTTTCCGGTGGCAGAAAACCTGGCAGACGAATCCCGTTACTCATATATTATACTCCTTCCTTTTAACAACCCCATTGACTTCCATTTCGATTTGAGTTCTTCGCAACCATGGGCTTTAAAATAAAGCGGGCATGCACCCTGACATGCAGCAAAACTCTTACACTGTTTGCATTCCTCAGGTGCTGCTTCCTTTCCTCTAATCCACTCACATCGTTTTTTATTCCATACGGCCTTAAATCCTTCAGTTAAAATGTTGCCAACAGGCTCCGACCAGCTTGAGCATGGAAGTATGTTCCCTTTCGGGTCAACGGAAAGCAGTCCTTCACAGGCACTGCATCCCTTATTCCCAAGTCCCTCTGCTATAGGATTGAATAAGCATAAAGGCGTGGGAGAGTACCACATATATTTGATTCCTTCCCTTTCAGCCTCCCTCTTTATGCTCTTTACTATTTCTCCTATTTCTGTATAGCTTACAGTCAAATCATCATCTCCCCCGCGTCCGGCAGGTATTACTAAGTTGGAGGAAAACCTTTCTGCTCCGATGCTTTTACAAAATGCAGGATACTCAAGTAAGCTGTCTTTATTCATTTTACATATGGTAAAGTGAGGATGCACAGCTATCCCGGCTTCTTTAAGAGCTTTAAACCCAGCCACCGAAGCGGCATAGGAACCCGGAACTCCTGTAATTGCATCATGTTCTGAAGCATTGGCAGATTCAATACTCACCTGTGCCGACGCAAGACCAGCCCTGGCAAGTTCTCTTGCCATCTTTTTAGTTATTAATGTGCCATTTGTTATAAGATTTACTCTCATTTTGTTTACTTTCGCCGCATATTTTATGAGTTTTGGAAGGTCTTTATAAGTAGTGGGTTCTCCTCCCGTAAAAGAAACACTCGGCACTTCTGCTTCATACCGAATAATATCCAGAACCTTTTTAAAGCCTTCCGTATCCAGCTGCCTCTCAGTTTTATTCTGAGTACAACCGGCATAACAAAAGCGGCACTTAATGTTACAGGCATAGGTAAGCGCCACTTCCGATAATACAGGAAGTTCAATGTATCCAAGATTAAATTCTATTCTGCGTATAGCTGCCGTGTTATAGTTTTCACACACTTCATTGTTCCATACACGCAAAAAATCCACAAAAAACCTTTCCAACTGAGCCTCGGTTTCAGGCCAATCCGACCTGGCATCAATTATGTCCCGAATGGAACCGCCCTCCAAAATATGTGCAATAACACGGGCTCCTGTAGTATTAAGTTTAAATGCTTCGTTTGGCATCCGAATGAGTACATTATCACTTAGACGCATAAAAACGTAAGGTTTAATTTTTTTTAAAAAATCATCCACCCAGGACAATCTATGTTTTTTCACCGCGCACCTCCGCTTACACAGGCAGAGTGACACGCTGAATGGCAAGCTGAATGGCAGGCCGAATGGCAAGCTGAGTGACACGCATCATGGCACGCTGAGTGGCAGGCATCATGGCATGCCGAATGCCAGGCAAATTTACCGGATTTCGAATCTAAAACAGATTTAAACGTTGTATTCCCAGGATTAACCGGTATGACTTCCTCATATCTGTTAAAATCTTCTCTGCGCCTGTCATAGCTCACACCAGTGTAGTAAAAATACCAATAAGGCCAGTAACCTATATTGTCGTCTTCTTCATATATTTCCTCTTTTTTCACCGAATCGGTATTTCTCTCTTCATAAGCTTTGGACATTTTCTCCAAATAGTACTTTTTAGTAGCTTCTATATCACAGTCCCAAGTCTTTTGCTGCACATTATCCACAAGTTTTTGCAAAATATTTTCTATTTCTTTTCCGCTAAATTCACCATCTTCGGCAGCATCATACATCATACGCTCATAAACACTTAAATCGGACAAGGATTTATTATGGTCAAGGCGACGAACTTTAATAGGATTTTGTGAAACTTCTTCCAAATACCCCTGATCCACAAGTTTGGATAAAATGGCAGAAAGTATAGTTTTATAAGGTGTCCCTATTAAAAGGGCCACTTCTAAATCATCCAAATTTTCTGCAATGGTTCCGTCTTTTCTGAACGATGCTATTTCAAGAACCGGAGGTTCCCAGTCTGTCCTTGCCCACTCAATTTCATCCTTTGTAGTTTGAGCTTTCGCCATGGATCTATGCTTTTTGCCAACAGCCATAAATGTTACTAAAAACAGTGCCCCAAGTACAACTAATAAAGCAATTCTTCCGGAACTTTCATTTTCCCGTCTGTAATTTTCATTACCCTGATTATACCTATAGTTTCTTTGAGGTATATCATGCTCTTCTTTATATCCATCCCCAGCATTATATTCAGGTATTTGGTCAAAAACATCCTCATTTATATACTGCTGAATCTCAAACTTAAATTCAGCTTCAGGGTTATCCTTGTGAAGCAATACTTGTACCCTGGGAATCCCTTCAATCAAAGCTACCCTATAGTCAATCAAATATTTTTCATTCATCCATTTTTCCGTAGCAAAGCCATTATCCAGTAAAAATTGCTCTATCTCTTCCCTTGTCCCGGTTTGCTCAGGATATTCCAAAGGGTAATTTATAGTAACAGTATAATGATCCATTGCCTCATCCCACTGGACAGGTGCCCAAATGAATGCCACAAGTTCTTTCCCATCTTCTGCAGTTGTCCTGACAAGATACAGTGCATCTGCCATATTGGCCACAAAACGCAACTTATATGTCAGGTATTCTCCACCCAACCGTTGTTCATTGGAATTGACTATGTCGTATTTTCCGCCTCCAAGATTTATTATGTCAATTTTATGGGATGTATTGTCATCGGTTATTACACAGCAATAGTCATAATCAAATATTGGAGTAATTCGGTCAAACCCTTCCATTGTAAATGCCAACATCGTTTTACCCGGTACTAAATTATACCGGATAGTGTACGAAACAATGGCATTGCCGTCAGGCAATAAATTCACGTCGGTTTCTACAAATCCTAAATTTGCAACAGAAGATGCATTAACATTTAAAACAGATAACAAAACAACAAGTAAAACAGCAAAGCCAAATAAAATTCTTTTAACCATAGATCCACCTTTTTTATTTTAAATTTATTATTTTATTATATTGAACGCCTGAAAAGAGTTTTATTAAACACAAAGCGTTCAAAAAATAATATGCACAGCCTCGAAAAAAAAAGAATTCCGAATTCCAAATATTTATGAAAAAATGTATATTGCAAATATTTTAATCTATAACTTTATTATTTCCCACTTTTTAATTGTACTCTATTTTATTCCTGTATACAATTAAAAAGTAACAAATACCCAAAAAATGAAATTTTATAAATATACTTGACATTACAAACTTTCTGCATTAAAATAATGTCCGTCTCTCTCAAGTGCGTATGAAATATTTCATTAATTTAGGGATATAGCCAAGTCGGTAAGGCACCAGACTTTGACTCTGGCATTTCGCAGGTTCGAGTCCTGCTATCCCTGCCATAGGGGCCATTAGCTCAGTTGGCAGAGCACTTGACTTTTAATCAAGGTGTCCCGCGTTCGAGTCGCGGATGGCTCACCAAAATACCTGTAACTTTATAGTTACAGGTATTTTTATTAACTATGAAATATTGCTTATTAAAAATACCCCTTTTATGAAGGGGTATTTTCAACACAACTTCCAAATATCATATTTTTTCTATATTCTTAATTTATATTGGTCTGCAAACTAACCTTGTAATTTTTTATATCCGATACCATCCTTACAGACAAGTATACAAATGTGGAAAACGCTACAATGATAGCCAGCAAACTGATTTGAGTTATATTCTTTCTTATGTTCCTTATTTGCTTTGCAACAACTTTTTTCTCAACTCCTAAGTTCCACATTCCTATTACTTTTCCGCTGGCATCTTTAAGCGGAATATATTTTGCCATATACTTTTTACCTGCAATATCAATCTCTCCAACATATTCCTCGCCACGCTTCAAAACAGTATCCACAATTTCACTCGGTGCTTTAGTTCCAATAGTTTTTGTGCTGTCATATGATGAACTATTGGTTGAAACACTTATATCTCCCATAAAAACAGTTGAGAAATAATTATCATTATAATTTATTCTGTTTAATACAACATCATTGTCATTTAAACAAACTTTACCTTTATACAATTTGTCATCTTTTATTGACCAATCTCCTTTATAAATTTCATCAAAAAGCATAAGTCCCAATTTAGAGTTTACATCAAGTCTATCCTTTATATTGCCGTTTTCAAGATTATTGACAACATTTCCGATTGTAAATCCCTGTATGGTAAACCATATTATAAAAAATGTAAATATAAGCACCAATGACAAACTGATAACTCTTTGTTGTGTTTTATTGCTGCTTTTATTGGTTTCAAGAAATGAAACCTTGAGGGTATCAATATCGGTAAGAAATTTCTTAGCATAGAACATCAATATTATACAACCTATTATCCCGCACAATATCGAAATAACTACTATTGAAGCTCTCATAGCAATTATTTGCATCCGCTGATTTCCAATAGCAGAATTCGGTACAGCGACAGACCACATTCCAATAATCTTTCCGCTATTATCCCTTATAGGCATATATTTAACAGCATATTTTTCACCAAAAATATTTTCAGTTCCTTCATAGTTAGTTCCTTTTCTTAAAACACTCTCAACCACTTCATTTGGTGCTCTCTCTCCTAATGTCCTTTCACCTTTCGCATTCCGTTCACTGGTAGCCACTTTTTCATCAGCTAAATATATACTTACATGAGCACCGGTCTTTTCTTTTATTTCATCTAACACATTAAAGGAATTGTCTACCTGATTGTCTCCTATGAGCAATTTGCCACTTTTTATTTTCCAACTGCCGACATATTTGCTGCTGATAATATTAAGGCCCATGTCTGAAATATTATCCACTTTTGTTTTAATACTCTTATCCATTAAACTGTTAACTCTACTGTTGGTGACCAAATAGATGGTTGCTGTAAATAATGCTATAAGCAATATGGATACCCTCAACAGTTTTCCCTTTAGCATAACTTTTTTCTTCACGTGACCTCTCCCCTTGTCGTTAATTTTTATATATCTATTTAAAATTTAATCGATAAAAATATAACCTAGATAATACTACAATAATCATCAAAAAGTTTCAACATTTCATTAAAATTGTAAAATCTACAAAAAGAACCTGACCAAACTCTTTAAAAGATACGACATTATTTTCAGATCGCGTCAGTGCGAATACTTAGGATTTTCCAATATTTGAGGATATTATTTTACAATAAATTTTATAATATGTCAAAAATTCGTTACAAATATTGTAAACTACTTTCCTAAATATTTCAAGCATGAAAATAACAAAAAATCCCATTCTATTGTTAAACTCTACTCTCACCTTTATATAAGTTCTTCATCATTATCCTGATACTCACCTAAAGTCCACTTTTTCTTATGCACAACTTTTTCCGATTTTAAAGTTTTCAACAGTTCATACGACAGCAATTATTTCTTATAACTGAATTTCAAGTTAACAGAGAATATACTTTCCACAAAATGTTCACATCTTATCAACAGTTTCTGTGGAAAAGTAAATTCAAACTGATTTTATTAAAAAAATAACTTTCGCTATAACCTGAATTAAGTCATAGGCGAAAGTTATGTTTCAATTTGTTTTTTATTGCTTTTAGTTATTCTTATCTACATGCAGCAGAACTTTTAACATTTCCGATATTCAAATTTTAATTTCTGACACTCACAACTTTGCCCATAAAGAGTATACTGCCGGTTACATTATCAGCTATTACAAACATGAACGGCTTGTTAGCAGTAAAGGCATCCGGTATTGAAGGTGTTGCCATTCCTATAGTAGTTATAACTGAAGCCTCAGTCCCCTTTTCATTCACGTCAATTACAGCTTTGTGTTTAATATCACCTATCCATGGGGCGTTATCTGAAATTCCCGAGAAATCAGCTCCATAGGAAAAGGCTTCACCCATGCCCAATTCTGTTAATTTTCCAATTATATCTCCAGGTTCATATTCAATTTTGAAGCGAGGAATACTTAACCTTACATTAGACCTCATTGAAAGTTTGCTTTTTACTTCGTTCCATTTATTGTTGTCAAATTGTGAAATAAAATCATTAACATTATCTTTTTCCGGAAGAATACAATACATTGAGACGTTTCTGGAACCGTAAGGAATCTCAACAGCTCTATATTCTGAAGTTTGAGCATACTTGTATTTGCCGGTTCTATTCATCATCGGCACAAGTTCCTTTTCACCTTTGATATTTGTAAAGTAACTGTTTGTAGTCTGCGTTATATCAAACTTGTCGGTCCAACTCCCATTAAAATAGATAGCATTCATAAGGTACAAAACTATATTGGATTGGATAGGTGATTTTATCACATTGTTTATCTTACCTTTTGTTGCGTCGGATATCCATTTATTCATAATGTCACATGCTTCGGGACTTGAAAAATCCAAAAAGGAACTATAAGCATCAAATACTTCATTATTTTTATTTAAAAAGCTTTCTTTTATTTGAGAGTTTTCCTTAATCCATATGGAATTGGCAACATCCAGCTCAATCTGAGGGTAAAGTTTTTTGAAGTAATCCAAATGAGCTCTGTAGCTTTGATTTATTTCATCATCAGTCATACCTTTGTAATTAAGAGCTTCTGCCATCGCATCTTTTGTGGTGGTATCTGCCCCCTGGTATGCCATCGACAGTGCCATGGAAATGCTGAAAGGCGAGAAAAATACGTTTTCCTCCAAGTCATCTTTGCTGAACTTTTGGAAAAGATCTGCAGCAAATTGAGCATTGGCATTTACAAACTTCTCATTTACTTCTGCATCATAGGTAATCGGTTCAGGCATAATAACGGAATTTGTTGTAAAAGAAAAACCGGTAACAATTTTATCATATACTTTGAAATCAAATCGATTTTTGTCTCCCAGTTGATTTTCAACAGGATATTTTATAACTTTATGCATAAGTGCCATTGTTACTCCACCGCTGCCAACGTACTTTTCTATCTTTACTCCCGATGTGTAAAAATACAGTTCACCGGACTGGGATGTAGTACATTCAAGCTTGCCTTCATCAGCAATCCTGTATCCGCCATCATTAAAGGTAATTTCTACTTGGATATATTTTTGTTGGTTAGCTCCGGTTTGATATGAGTTATCTATTACAAGCTTCAGAGAAACATTTTCAGCCGGTGGAACAAACGGGATCCAATCCTCTTTAGGTGTCGGAGTAACTGGTATTTCAAAGGTAGGAGTTGGTTGACTGTCGTTCCCTTCAGGATTAAACGGTAAACTCTTAGTCATTCCAAGCAAATACTTTTTTAAAATCGCAAGGTCCAGAGAATTAATCTCTCCATCTCTATATACATCGGCATGTTCCATCCAATTATCTCCGGAAGGAGCTCTGGTATAAAGTAAGTATGTCTTCAGCAGTGCATAGTCAATTGAATCTACAGAATTATCGCCATTCAAATCACCAAAAAGACTTTCAGAAAAAACCGGGATGACATAGAACAATTGGCATAAAACTATTATAGCCAGAATCAAGGAAAATTTTTTGATTTCCTAAGCATAGATATACCCCCTTTAAAATAATGGTTTATATTTGCATTTTATCATAATACTTACTCAATTAATATACTATTTTGGTTTATAAATTATCTGATTATTGTTCATTTTATAAATAAAATCGGCTAATTAATTGTATCCAACCAATTAGCCTCTTCTAAATATTAAAGTAAAATATAATTCTTACCGTTTGATTTTTTTAGAAGTTGTTTTTTCAAACTCCTCACTTCTTATAACTACTTTTGTAATCTGTTTGTAAACCGGAAGATCGGCAGTCACTTTCCTGATATCCTTAAGCACTTCATCGGGAGTCTTTTCTTCACTTAAGAAAACCTCTGCCATAAGCGATTTTTGTTCTCCATTCTCATCAAAAAGGCCTCGTACAACAACTTCATTTATATAATCAATTTCCTGGATTATACTCTCAATCTCTTCGGGATAGATATTTTTGCCGTTGTTGAGAACAATAATATTTTTCTTTCTTCCCGTTATTACCAGCTGCCCTTTATCATTAATATATCCATAGTCACCGGTAGAGAACCAGCCGTCTTTCATCACTTCCGCTGTCTTCTCCGGCTGCTTGTAATAGCCTAGCATTACAACATCTCCCTTGACACATATCTCACCAATACCTTCTTCATTGGGATTATCTATCCTCAAATCGATACACGGAAGCTTTATACCGGCAGTATGATAATCATTAAACATATCGTGATTTGCAGATACCAGGGGCGAACATTCGGTAATGCCATAGCCGTTAATAAGGCTTATACCAATGTCTTCAAAAAATTTACCGATTTCCGGACGAATAGGCGCACCGCCGCATACGATTTTTCTTAACCTTCCTCCAAAGGCATCGTGTATGGACTTAAAGAAAACTTTTCTCAAATCAATACCGATTTTTCGCAGAGCATTACTGACAGCAAGCAATATGTTAAACGCTTTTTCTTTCCCTGATTCCTTTATGTTTTTTAATATTTTCGAGCGCATCACCTGAACAAAAGCAGGAACAAGGTAAATATATGACGGTTTGTAAAGTTGGAGGTTCTTCATCACATTTGTCAGACTGTCATTTATACAAATTGTAGAATGTTTATGAAGCGAAACCAAAATTCCGCTTACTGCCTCGTATGTATGATGATAAGGCAAAACGGAAAGACAAGTATCATATACCGTTGACACCTGCAGTCCGTAATAAACGCTAGACACCAGGTTATGTTCCGACAGCATTACACCTTTAGAACTGCCTGTTGTCCCTGATGTATATACAAGCATTTTAAGTGCGTGAGGATCACTCTCTAGTGCCCGGTACTTTTCAACATCACATTTCTTTCCGTACTCAATAAGCTTGTCAAAGGAAAGAAAATTTCCATTGTCTTCAGTACGGTCAAATCCTATAAAAAGTTTGACATTAGGAAGCTTATCGGTATTTGTCATAAACAGTTCTTCATGTTTTTGGGTATAAAACACAACACTGCACTCACTGTCATTCAAAACATGCAAAATATCTCCCGAAGTAAGTTCATTATCAACGGGCACATAAACGCCGGAACTTTTAAGTACGGTAAGATATGTCAAAACCCATTTATAGCTGTTTTTACCTATACACGCAATATGCTTATCAGCAAAACCCATTTCAGTCAATGCTGCACCCAGCCATTCAGTCTGCTGTTGAAATTGCGAATAAGTCACCTCAACAATTTCATCCTTGCCTTCCTTGTATTTGAAAGCAATTTTATCGCCCGCTTCCTTAACCGCTATATCAAGCATTTCCTTAAAGTTATTAAATTTTGTTACCTTGTAATATGTGAAATTCTGTTTTTTCATAACTCAACACTTGCCTCTTTTCAATTTTTCTTTTAATTTATTTCATAAATTATCCTATATTTTAAAATTTGAACTAAATAAAATATTATACATGTCATTGGCATTAAAATTAAAATTTATTCCGGGTGTATGCCATACGAAATTCAGCCGTTATTTGGCATCTTCTTTTTTAACAAGGCCTTCTATGTGCTGTTTTACTTCGTTAGACAATGACTCGGACAGATAGTTGCGATCATTGCCTTGCATTTCCCGGAATTCTTTGCTCATTTGCTCATTAGCCCGTATAATTTCAGCCTTCAGTTCCCTTGCAGACAGCAAGGCACATCCTTCTCCCCTGACAATTATCTGCTGCAAACCATCTGAAGTAGCAACCGTTATATTATAGTTTTTCTTGTTGTCATGGGCAAATTTTTCAATATACTGGTCGGCTGTCTGTGCTTCTCTGGTATATACCACATGAATATTATAATAATCAATTACTTCCTCGCGGTGCCCTTCAACACGGTAAGCGTCAAATACAACAATAACCTGGCATTTTCTGAACCACTGATAATTACAGAGAGCGTCCAACAGCTTCATCTTTGCCCCATCCATATTTTCATCTGCAAGTTCCTTTAATTCCTGCCATGCATAGATAATATTGTAGCCGTCAACAAGCAGGTATTCTTCTTTTGCTTCTCTCTGAACACCAGCCTGCCGGACTGTTTTATAATAACTTTCCAAGTCTGTTTTTCGTCTTTTCCACGCAGTTTTTTTGCCCTGGTTTGCGTAAAAAGTTCTATTCATAATGTGCTCTATTTCTTCCAAACTTATTGTTCCTTCCTCTCTGTATACAGCTCGACTTTGTTCCACTTCCTCCCCATTAGCTTCTCTCTTCAAATAACTTTCAACATGCATATATTCCTTTACTTTATCCCAGCTTACAAAAAAACCTGCGCCCTGAGCACAAAATATAGACCCGGTAGGATTCTCAACATCTCTTTCCGAATCATAGCCTATACGCTCAATTACCTCCTGGGCATTGTGACAGGGTTCATAACCTTTCAGAGTGCAAAAGAGCCTGCCAAAACCTTTAGTATATGCCGCCACTTCTTTCTGGTAATTTCTCATGGTAACAACAGGGGCACTTCCCACAAGAACTGCTGTCTCCCCGTTTATCTTTGATATTTTACAGACTCCATGCATCTTTTCAATATCCGTCATTGCTCTGCCAACCATTTTTTCAGGCAGCTCCAGTTCAAAGGAATAATACGGCTCCAGCAATACGGACTGTGCCTCCTTTAATCCCTGACGCACTGCACGGTAGGTAGCCTCTCTGAAATCACCGCCTTCTGTATGTTTATTATGTGCTCTGCCTGAGACTAAAGTTATTTTCATATCTGTGATCTCAGACCCTGTCAGAACCCCTTTATGTACCTTTTCCTGCAGATGGGTTAATATGAGCCTCTGCCAGCTTTTGCTCAGAATATCCTCACTGCAATTTGTTTCAAACTTAAGGCCGCTTCCTCTCTCCCCAGGTTCCAATAACAGATGAACCTCAGCATAATGCCTTAAAGGCTCAAAATGTCCTACTCCCTCCACAGTATTGGCAATAGTCTCTTTATATACAATTCTTCCGTCATCAAATTCCACCTCAACACCAAAACGGCTCTGTATGAGGCTTTTAAGGATTTCAAGCTGTACCTCTCCCATTACCTGTACCTGAATTTCT
It includes:
- a CDS encoding cache domain-containing protein, translated to MKKKVMLKGKLLRVSILLIALFTATIYLVTNSRVNSLMDKSIKTKVDNISDMGLNIISSKYVGSWKIKSGKLLIGDNQVDNSFNVLDEIKEKTGAHVSIYLADEKVATSERNAKGERTLGERAPNEVVESVLRKGTNYEGTENIFGEKYAVKYMPIRDNSGKIIGMWSVAVPNSAIGNQRMQIIAMRASIVVISILCGIIGCIILMFYAKKFLTDIDTLKVSFLETNKSSNKTQQRVISLSLVLIFTFFIIWFTIQGFTIGNVVNNLENGNIKDRLDVNSKLGLMLFDEIYKGDWSIKDDKLYKGKVCLNDNDVVLNRINYNDNYFSTVFMGDISVSTNSSSYDSTKTIGTKAPSEIVDTVLKRGEEYVGEIDIAGKKYMAKYIPLKDASGKVIGMWNLGVEKKVVAKQIRNIRKNITQISLLAIIVAFSTFVYLSVRMVSDIKNYKVSLQTNIN
- a CDS encoding radical SAM/SPASM domain-containing protein — protein: MKKHRLSWVDDFLKKIKPYVFMRLSDNVLIRMPNEAFKLNTTGARVIAHILEGGSIRDIIDARSDWPETEAQLERFFVDFLRVWNNEVCENYNTAAIRRIEFNLGYIELPVLSEVALTYACNIKCRFCYAGCTQNKTERQLDTEGFKKVLDIIRYEAEVPSVSFTGGEPTTYKDLPKLIKYAAKVNKMRVNLITNGTLITKKMARELARAGLASAQVSIESANASEHDAITGVPGSYAASVAGFKALKEAGIAVHPHFTICKMNKDSLLEYPAFCKSIGAERFSSNLVIPAGRGGDDDLTVSYTEIGEIVKSIKREAEREGIKYMWYSPTPLCLFNPIAEGLGNKGCSACEGLLSVDPKGNILPCSSWSEPVGNILTEGFKAVWNKKRCEWIRGKEAAPEECKQCKSFAACQGACPLYFKAHGCEELKSKWKSMGLLKGRSIIYE
- a CDS encoding translation factor GTPase family protein gives rise to the protein MRKLVIGILAHVDSGKTTLSESILYLSGKIRKLGRVDNKDAYLDNYELERARGITIFSKQAVFEMGDLQITLLDTPGHVDFSAEMERTLQVLDYAILVVSGADGVQGHTKTLWRLLELYNIPVFIFVNKMDQNGTDRDKLMEELQKQLDEGCIDFGQADENIFYDQLAMCDEKLMESYLETGSIENGQIRSAVRERKVFPCFFGSALKLIGIEQFMQGILEYTIISSYPEEFGARIFKISRDEQGNRLTHMKLTGGKLRAKDVLTNGIWEEKVNQIRIYSGQKYEVVSEIEAGSVVAVTGLSKARPGEVLGVEKETIAPVLEPVLLYRIILPEGCDARLMLPKLRQIEEEEPELRIAWDEQLQEIQVQVMGEVQLEILKSLIQSRFGVEVEFDDGRIVYKETIANTVEGVGHFEPLRHYAEVHLLLEPGERGSGLKFETNCSEDILSKSWQRLILTHLQEKVHKGVLTGSEITDMKITLVSGRAHNKHTEGGDFREATYRAVRQGLKEAQSVLLEPYYSFELELPEKMVGRAMTDIEKMHGVCKISKINGETAVLVGSAPVVTMRNYQKEVAAYTKGFGRLFCTLKGYEPCHNAQEVIERIGYDSERDVENPTGSIFCAQGAGFFVSWDKVKEYMHVESYLKREANGEEVEQSRAVYREEGTISLEEIEHIMNRTFYANQGKKTAWKRRKTDLESYYKTVRQAGVQREAKEEYLLVDGYNIIYAWQELKELADENMDGAKMKLLDALCNYQWFRKCQVIVVFDAYRVEGHREEVIDYYNIHVVYTREAQTADQYIEKFAHDNKKNYNITVATSDGLQQIIVRGEGCALLSARELKAEIIRANEQMSKEFREMQGNDRNYLSESLSNEVKQHIEGLVKKEDAK
- a CDS encoding serpin family protein encodes the protein MNGDNSVDSIDYALLKTYLLYTRAPSGDNWMEHADVYRDGEINSLDLAILKKYLLGMTKSLPFNPEGNDSQPTPTFEIPVTPTPKEDWIPFVPPAENVSLKLVIDNSYQTGANQQKYIQVEITFNDGGYRIADEGKLECTTSQSGELYFYTSGVKIEKYVGSGGVTMALMHKVIKYPVENQLGDKNRFDFKVYDKIVTGFSFTTNSVIMPEPITYDAEVNEKFVNANAQFAADLFQKFSKDDLEENVFFSPFSISMALSMAYQGADTTTKDAMAEALNYKGMTDDEINQSYRAHLDYFKKLYPQIELDVANSIWIKENSQIKESFLNKNNEVFDAYSSFLDFSSPEACDIMNKWISDATKGKINNVIKSPIQSNIVLYLMNAIYFNGSWTDKFDITQTTNSYFTNIKGEKELVPMMNRTGKYKYAQTSEYRAVEIPYGSRNVSMYCILPEKDNVNDFISQFDNNKWNEVKSKLSMRSNVRLSIPRFKIEYEPGDIIGKLTELGMGEAFSYGADFSGISDNAPWIGDIKHKAVIDVNEKGTEASVITTIGMATPSIPDAFTANKPFMFVIADNVTGSILFMGKVVSVRN
- a CDS encoding AMP-binding protein, whose protein sequence is MKKQNFTYYKVTKFNNFKEMLDIAVKEAGDKIAFKYKEGKDEIVEVTYSQFQQQTEWLGAALTEMGFADKHIACIGKNSYKWVLTYLTVLKSSGVYVPVDNELTSGDILHVLNDSECSVVFYTQKHEELFMTNTDKLPNVKLFIGFDRTEDNGNFLSFDKLIEYGKKCDVEKYRALESDPHALKMLVYTSGTTGSSKGVMLSEHNLVSSVYYGLQVSTVYDTCLSVLPYHHTYEAVSGILVSLHKHSTICINDSLTNVMKNLQLYKPSYIYLVPAFVQVMRSKILKNIKESGKEKAFNILLAVSNALRKIGIDLRKVFFKSIHDAFGGRLRKIVCGGAPIRPEIGKFFEDIGISLINGYGITECSPLVSANHDMFNDYHTAGIKLPCIDLRIDNPNEEGIGEICVKGDVVMLGYYKQPEKTAEVMKDGWFSTGDYGYINDKGQLVITGRKKNIIVLNNGKNIYPEEIESIIQEIDYINEVVVRGLFDENGEQKSLMAEVFLSEEKTPDEVLKDIRKVTADLPVYKQITKVVIRSEEFEKTTSKKIKR